The Lepus europaeus isolate LE1 chromosome 21, mLepTim1.pri, whole genome shotgun sequence genome has a window encoding:
- the ATXN2L gene encoding ataxin-2-like protein isoform X17 yields the protein MLKPQPPQQTAQPQQPPPTQQAVARRPPGGTSPPNGGLPGPLAAAAAATPPGPPAAASPCLGPAAAAGTGLRRGAEGILAPQPPPPPQQPPHQERPGAGAIGSARGQSTGKGPPQSPVFEGVYNNSRMLHFLTAVVGSTCDVKVKNGTTYEGIFKTLSSKFELAVDAVHRKAAEPAGGPRREDIVDTMVFKPSDVMLVHFRNVDFNYATKDKFTDSAIAMNSKVNGEHKEKVLQRWEGGDSNSDDYDLESDMSNGWDPNEMFKFNEENYGVKTTYDSSLSSYTVPLEKDNSEEFRQRELRAAQLAREIESSPQYRLRIAMENDDGRTEEEKHSAVQRQSSGRESPSLASREGKYIPLPQRVREGPRGGVRCSSARGGRPGLSALPPRGPHHLDNSSPGPGSEARGINGGPSRMSPKAQRPLRGAKTLSSPSSRPSGEASVPSPPAALPFLPGGRMYPPRSPKSAAPAPISASCPEPPIGSAVATSSTSIPVTSSVADGGVGSISPASPKISLAPTDVKELSAKEPGWTLEPQELARITGKVPGLQNEQKRFQLEELRKFGAQFKLQPSSSPETSLDPFPPRILKEEAKGKEKEVDGLLTSEPLASPVSSKTESISDKEDKPPLVPAGGTEGPEQPPPPCPSQTGSPPVGLIKGDDKDEGPVAEQVKKSTLNPNAKEFNPTKPLLSVNKSTSTPTSPGPRTHSTPSIPVLTGQSGLYSPQYISYIPQIHMGPAVQAPQMYPYPVSNSVPGQQGKYRGAKGSLPPQRSDQHQPASAPPMMQAAAAAGPPLVAATPYSSYIPYNPQQFPGQPAMMQPMAHYPSQPVFAPMLQSNPRMLTSGSHPQAIVSSSTPQYPSAEQPTPQALYATVHQSYPHHATQLHAHQPQPATTPTGSQPQSQHAAPSPVQHQAGQAPHLGSGQPQQNLYHPGALTGTPPSLPPGPSAQSPQSSFPQPAAVYAIHPHQQLPHGFTNMAHVTQAHVQTGITAAPPPHPGAPHPPQVMLLHPPQSHGGPPQGAVPQSGVPALSASTPSPYPYIGHPQVQSHPSQQLPFHPPGN from the exons CCGGCCTCCCGGGGGCACCAGCCCTCCCAACGGCGGCCTGCCGGGGCCGctggctgccgccgccgccgcgacgCCGCCGGGGcctcccgccgccgcctccccctgCCTGGGGCCTGCGGCCGCTGCCGGCACCGGGCTCCGCCGGGGAGCTGAAGGCATCCTggcgccgcagccgccgccgccgccgcagcagcCGCCGCATCAAGAgaggccaggggccggcgccatcgGCAGCGCCAG gggacagagcacaggaaagggacCCCCACAGTCACCT GTGTTTGAAGGTGTCTATAACAATTCCAGAATGCTGCATTTCCTTACAGCTGTTGTG GGCTCCACTTGTGACGTAAAAGTGAAAAATGGCACCACCTATGAGGGTATCTTCAAGACACTGAGCTCAAAG TTTGAACTCGCTGTAGACGCTGTGCACCGGAAAGCAGCTGAGCCAGCAGGTGGCCCCCGTCGGGAAGATATTGTGGACACCATGGTGTTTAAGCCAAGTGATGTCATGCTCGTGCACTTCCGAAACGTTGACTTCAATTACGCTACTAAAG ACAAGTTCACCGATTCTGCCATTGCCATGAACTCGAAGGTGAACGGGGAACACAAAGAGAAGGTGCTTCAGCGCtgggaggggggcgacagcaacAGCGATGACTACGACCTGGAGTCAGACATG TCCAATGGATGGGACCCCAATGAAATGTTCAAGTTCAATGAGGAGAATTACGGTGTGAAGACGACCTACGATAGTAGTCTCTCTTCCTACAC GGTGCCCTTAGAAAAGGACAACTCTGAAGAGTTCCGTCAGCGGGAGCTGCGTGCAGCCCAGCTGGCACGGGAGATTGAGTCCAGCCCCCAGTACCGCCTGCGGATCGCCATGGAGAATGACGATGGGCGCACCGAAGAGGAGAAGCACAGTGCGGTCCAGCGGCAGAGCTCCGGGCGCGAGAGCCCCAGCTTGGCGTCCAG GGAAGGGAAGTACATCCCTCTGCCTCAGCGCGTTCGCGAGGGGCCCCGGGGAGGAGTGCGCTGTAGCAGCGCTCGGGGTGGCCGGCCCGGCCTGAGCGCTCTGCCGCCTCGTGGCCCTCACCATCTGGACAacagcagccctggcccaggctctgAGGCACGAGGCATCAACGGAG gcccTTCCCGCATGTCCCCTAAGGCACAGCGGCCCCTGCGAGGTGCAAAGACTCTGTCCTCGCCCAGCAGCAGGCCCTCTGGGGAAGCTTCTGTCCCGTCTCCCCCTGCAG ctctcccttttctcccaggGGGCCGGATGTACCCGCCACGCTCTCCCAAGTCTGCTGCACCTGCCCCGATCTCAGCTTCCTGTCCTGAGCCTCCCATCGGTTCGGCAGTGGCAACTTCTTCAACCTCCATCCCTGTGACCTCATCTGTCGCAGATGGTGGTGTGGGTTCCATTTCCCCAGCTTCTCCAAAGATCTCACTGGCCCCTACAGATG TAAAAGAACTGTCCGCCAAGGAACCCGGCTGGACTCTGGAGCCCCAGGAACTGGCCCGGATAACTGGGAAAG TCCCTGGCCTTCAGAATGAGCAGAAACGATTTCAGCTGGAAGAACTGAGGAAGTTTGGGGCCCAGTTTAAG cttcagcccagtAGCTCCCCGGAGACCAGCCTGGATCCTTTTCCTCCTCGGATCTTAAAGGAGGAGGccaaagggaaggaaaaggaggTCGATGGTCTGTTGACCTCAGAGCCCTTGGCGTCCCCGGTCTCCTCTAAGACAGAGTCCATATCGGATAAAGAGGACAAACCACCCCTGGTACCAGCTGGAGGCACCGAGGGGCCAGAGCAGCCCCCACCACCTTGTCCCAGCCAAACTGGCAGCCCCCCAGTGGGCCTCATCAAGGGAGATGACAAGGATGAGGGCCCTGTTGCTGA ACAAGTAAAGAAATCAACGTTGAACCCTAATGCCAAGGAGTTCAATCCTACAAAGCCTCTGCTATCTGTG AACAAATCCACCAGTACCCCAACTTCTCCAGGGCCCCGGACTCACTCAACTCCCTCCATCCCGGTGCTGACAGGCCAGAGCGGGCTCTACAGCCCCCAGTATATCTCCTACATACCTCAGATTCACATGGGACCAGCTGTGCAG GCGCCCCAGATGTATCCATATCCTGTATCCAATTCAGTGCCTGGGCAGCAGGGCAAGTACCGGGGAGCAAAAG GCTCTCTGCCCCCCCAGCGCTCGGACCAGCACCAGCCAGCCTCAGCCCCGCCCATGATGCAGGCTGCCGCCGCTGCCGGCCCACCCCTGGTGGCTGCCACACCATATTCTTCCTACATCCCCTACAACCCCCAGCAGTTCCCAGGCCAGCCTGCTATGATGCAGCCCATGGCCCACTACCCCTCACAG CCCGTGTTTGCCCCCATGCTTCAAAGCAATCCACGCATGCTGACGTCGGGCAGCCACCCCCAGGCCATTGTGTCATCCTCCACCCCTCAGTACCCTTCTGCAGAGCAGCCCACCCCCCAAGCCCTTTATG CCACTGTTCACCAGTCCTATCCGCACCATGCCACGCAGCTCCACGCCCACCAGCCGCAGCCGGCAACCACGCCTACTGGGAGCCAGCCGCAGTCTCAGCATGCGGCCCCCAGTCCTGTCCAG CATCAGGCGGGGCAGGCCCCACACCTGGGCAGTGGACAGCCACAGCAGAATCTGTACCACCCAGGGGCCCTGACAGGCACGCCACCCTCTCTGCCACCGGGACCTTCTGCCCAGTCCCCTCAGAGCAGCTTCCCCCAGCCAGCCGCTGTGTATGCCATCCATCCCCACCAGCAGCTGCCCCACGGCTTCACCAACATGGCCCATGTTACCCAG GCCCATGTCCAAACTGGAATCacagcagccccgccccctcacccTGGGGCTCCCCACCCGCCCCAGGTGATGCTGCTGCACCCACCCCAGAGCCATGGGGGGCCCCCCCAAGGCGCGGTGCCCCAGAGTGGGGTGCCTGCACTCTCAGCTTCCACACCCTCACCCTACCCCTACATCGGACACCCCCAAG TTCAATCTCATCCCTCCCAGCAGCTCCCCTTCCACCCCCCGGGGAACTGA
- the ATXN2L gene encoding ataxin-2-like protein isoform X11, whose protein sequence is MLKPQPPQQTAQPQQPPPTQQAVARRPPGGTSPPNGGLPGPLAAAAAATPPGPPAAASPCLGPAAAAGTGLRRGAEGILAPQPPPPPQQPPHQERPGAGAIGSARGQSTGKGPPQSPVFEGVYNNSRMLHFLTAVVGSTCDVKVKNGTTYEGIFKTLSSKFELAVDAVHRKAAEPAGGPRREDIVDTMVFKPSDVMLVHFRNVDFNYATKDKFTDSAIAMNSKVNGEHKEKVLQRWEGGDSNSDDYDLESDMSNGWDPNEMFKFNEENYGVKTTYDSSLSSYTVPLEKDNSEEFRQRELRAAQLAREIESSPQYRLRIAMENDDGRTEEEKHSAVQRQSSGRESPSLASREGKYIPLPQRVREGPRGGVRCSSARGGRPGLSALPPRGPHHLDNSSPGPGSEARGINGGPSRMSPKAQRPLRGAKTLSSPSSRPSGEASVPSPPAALPFLPGGRMYPPRSPKSAAPAPISASCPEPPIGSAVATSSTSIPVTSSVADGGVGSISPASPKISLAPTDVKELSAKEPGWTLEPQELARITGKVPGLQNEQKRFQLEELRKFGAQFKLQPSSSPETSLDPFPPRILKEEAKGKEKEVDGLLTSEPLASPVSSKTESISDKEDKPPLVPAGGTEGPEQPPPPCPSQTGSPPVGLIKGDDKDEGPVAEQVKKSTLNPNAKEFNPTKPLLSVNKSTSTPTSPGPRTHSTPSIPVLTGQSGLYSPQYISYIPQIHMGPAVQAPQMYPYPVSNSVPGQQGKYRGAKGSLPPQRSDQHQPASAPPMMQAAAAAGPPLVAATPYSSYIPYNPQQFPGQPAMMQPMAHYPSQPVFAPMLQSNPRMLTSGSHPQAIVSSSTPQYPSAEQPTPQALYATVHQSYPHHATQLHAHQPQPATTPTGSQPQSQHAAPSPVQHQAGQAPHLGSGQPQQNLYHPGALTGTPPSLPPGPSAQSPQSSFPQPAAVYAIHPHQQLPHGFTNMAHVTQAHVQTGITAAPPPHPGAPHPPQVMLLHPPQSHGGPPQGAVPQSGVPALSASTPSPYPYIGHPQGEQPGQAPGFPGGADDRILQSHPSQQLPFHPPGN, encoded by the exons CCGGCCTCCCGGGGGCACCAGCCCTCCCAACGGCGGCCTGCCGGGGCCGctggctgccgccgccgccgcgacgCCGCCGGGGcctcccgccgccgcctccccctgCCTGGGGCCTGCGGCCGCTGCCGGCACCGGGCTCCGCCGGGGAGCTGAAGGCATCCTggcgccgcagccgccgccgccgccgcagcagcCGCCGCATCAAGAgaggccaggggccggcgccatcgGCAGCGCCAG gggacagagcacaggaaagggacCCCCACAGTCACCT GTGTTTGAAGGTGTCTATAACAATTCCAGAATGCTGCATTTCCTTACAGCTGTTGTG GGCTCCACTTGTGACGTAAAAGTGAAAAATGGCACCACCTATGAGGGTATCTTCAAGACACTGAGCTCAAAG TTTGAACTCGCTGTAGACGCTGTGCACCGGAAAGCAGCTGAGCCAGCAGGTGGCCCCCGTCGGGAAGATATTGTGGACACCATGGTGTTTAAGCCAAGTGATGTCATGCTCGTGCACTTCCGAAACGTTGACTTCAATTACGCTACTAAAG ACAAGTTCACCGATTCTGCCATTGCCATGAACTCGAAGGTGAACGGGGAACACAAAGAGAAGGTGCTTCAGCGCtgggaggggggcgacagcaacAGCGATGACTACGACCTGGAGTCAGACATG TCCAATGGATGGGACCCCAATGAAATGTTCAAGTTCAATGAGGAGAATTACGGTGTGAAGACGACCTACGATAGTAGTCTCTCTTCCTACAC GGTGCCCTTAGAAAAGGACAACTCTGAAGAGTTCCGTCAGCGGGAGCTGCGTGCAGCCCAGCTGGCACGGGAGATTGAGTCCAGCCCCCAGTACCGCCTGCGGATCGCCATGGAGAATGACGATGGGCGCACCGAAGAGGAGAAGCACAGTGCGGTCCAGCGGCAGAGCTCCGGGCGCGAGAGCCCCAGCTTGGCGTCCAG GGAAGGGAAGTACATCCCTCTGCCTCAGCGCGTTCGCGAGGGGCCCCGGGGAGGAGTGCGCTGTAGCAGCGCTCGGGGTGGCCGGCCCGGCCTGAGCGCTCTGCCGCCTCGTGGCCCTCACCATCTGGACAacagcagccctggcccaggctctgAGGCACGAGGCATCAACGGAG gcccTTCCCGCATGTCCCCTAAGGCACAGCGGCCCCTGCGAGGTGCAAAGACTCTGTCCTCGCCCAGCAGCAGGCCCTCTGGGGAAGCTTCTGTCCCGTCTCCCCCTGCAG ctctcccttttctcccaggGGGCCGGATGTACCCGCCACGCTCTCCCAAGTCTGCTGCACCTGCCCCGATCTCAGCTTCCTGTCCTGAGCCTCCCATCGGTTCGGCAGTGGCAACTTCTTCAACCTCCATCCCTGTGACCTCATCTGTCGCAGATGGTGGTGTGGGTTCCATTTCCCCAGCTTCTCCAAAGATCTCACTGGCCCCTACAGATG TAAAAGAACTGTCCGCCAAGGAACCCGGCTGGACTCTGGAGCCCCAGGAACTGGCCCGGATAACTGGGAAAG TCCCTGGCCTTCAGAATGAGCAGAAACGATTTCAGCTGGAAGAACTGAGGAAGTTTGGGGCCCAGTTTAAG cttcagcccagtAGCTCCCCGGAGACCAGCCTGGATCCTTTTCCTCCTCGGATCTTAAAGGAGGAGGccaaagggaaggaaaaggaggTCGATGGTCTGTTGACCTCAGAGCCCTTGGCGTCCCCGGTCTCCTCTAAGACAGAGTCCATATCGGATAAAGAGGACAAACCACCCCTGGTACCAGCTGGAGGCACCGAGGGGCCAGAGCAGCCCCCACCACCTTGTCCCAGCCAAACTGGCAGCCCCCCAGTGGGCCTCATCAAGGGAGATGACAAGGATGAGGGCCCTGTTGCTGA ACAAGTAAAGAAATCAACGTTGAACCCTAATGCCAAGGAGTTCAATCCTACAAAGCCTCTGCTATCTGTG AACAAATCCACCAGTACCCCAACTTCTCCAGGGCCCCGGACTCACTCAACTCCCTCCATCCCGGTGCTGACAGGCCAGAGCGGGCTCTACAGCCCCCAGTATATCTCCTACATACCTCAGATTCACATGGGACCAGCTGTGCAG GCGCCCCAGATGTATCCATATCCTGTATCCAATTCAGTGCCTGGGCAGCAGGGCAAGTACCGGGGAGCAAAAG GCTCTCTGCCCCCCCAGCGCTCGGACCAGCACCAGCCAGCCTCAGCCCCGCCCATGATGCAGGCTGCCGCCGCTGCCGGCCCACCCCTGGTGGCTGCCACACCATATTCTTCCTACATCCCCTACAACCCCCAGCAGTTCCCAGGCCAGCCTGCTATGATGCAGCCCATGGCCCACTACCCCTCACAG CCCGTGTTTGCCCCCATGCTTCAAAGCAATCCACGCATGCTGACGTCGGGCAGCCACCCCCAGGCCATTGTGTCATCCTCCACCCCTCAGTACCCTTCTGCAGAGCAGCCCACCCCCCAAGCCCTTTATG CCACTGTTCACCAGTCCTATCCGCACCATGCCACGCAGCTCCACGCCCACCAGCCGCAGCCGGCAACCACGCCTACTGGGAGCCAGCCGCAGTCTCAGCATGCGGCCCCCAGTCCTGTCCAG CATCAGGCGGGGCAGGCCCCACACCTGGGCAGTGGACAGCCACAGCAGAATCTGTACCACCCAGGGGCCCTGACAGGCACGCCACCCTCTCTGCCACCGGGACCTTCTGCCCAGTCCCCTCAGAGCAGCTTCCCCCAGCCAGCCGCTGTGTATGCCATCCATCCCCACCAGCAGCTGCCCCACGGCTTCACCAACATGGCCCATGTTACCCAG GCCCATGTCCAAACTGGAATCacagcagccccgccccctcacccTGGGGCTCCCCACCCGCCCCAGGTGATGCTGCTGCACCCACCCCAGAGCCATGGGGGGCCCCCCCAAGGCGCGGTGCCCCAGAGTGGGGTGCCTGCACTCTCAGCTTCCACACCCTCACCCTACCCCTACATCGGACACCCCCAAGGTGAGCAGCCTGGCCAGGCGCCTGGATTTCCAGGAGGAGCCGATGACAGGATTC TTCAATCTCATCCCTCCCAGCAGCTCCCCTTCCACCCCCCGGGGAACTGA
- the ATXN2L gene encoding ataxin-2-like protein isoform X13, giving the protein MLKPQPPQQTAQPQQPPPTQQAVARRPPGGTSPPNGGLPGPLAAAAAATPPGPPAAASPCLGPAAAAGTGLRRGAEGILAPQPPPPPQQPPHQERPGAGAIGSARGQSTGKGPPQSPVFEGVYNNSRMLHFLTAVVGSTCDVKVKNGTTYEGIFKTLSSKFELAVDAVHRKAAEPAGGPRREDIVDTMVFKPSDVMLVHFRNVDFNYATKDKFTDSAIAMNSKVNGEHKEKVLQRWEGGDSNSDDYDLESDMSNGWDPNEMFKFNEENYGVKTTYDSSLSSYTVPLEKDNSEEFRQRELRAAQLAREIESSPQYRLRIAMENDDGRTEEEKHSAVQRQSSGRESPSLASREGKYIPLPQRVREGPRGGVRCSSARGGRPGLSALPPRGPHHLDNSSPGPGSEARGINGGPSRMSPKAQRPLRGAKTLSSPSSRPSGEASVPSPPAGGRMYPPRSPKSAAPAPISASCPEPPIGSAVATSSTSIPVTSSVADGGVGSISPASPKISLAPTDVKELSAKEPGWTLEPQELARITGKVPGLQNEQKRFQLEELRKFGAQFKLQPSSSPETSLDPFPPRILKEEAKGKEKEVDGLLTSEPLASPVSSKTESISDKEDKPPLVPAGGTEGPEQPPPPCPSQTGSPPVGLIKGDDKDEGPVAEQVKKSTLNPNAKEFNPTKPLLSVNKSTSTPTSPGPRTHSTPSIPVLTGQSGLYSPQYISYIPQIHMGPAVQAPQMYPYPVSNSVPGQQGKYRGAKGSLPPQRSDQHQPASAPPMMQAAAAAGPPLVAATPYSSYIPYNPQQFPGQPAMMQPMAHYPSQPVFAPMLQSNPRMLTSGSHPQAIVSSSTPQYPSAEQPTPQALYATVHQSYPHHATQLHAHQPQPATTPTGSQPQSQHAAPSPVQHQAGQAPHLGSGQPQQNLYHPGALTGTPPSLPPGPSAQSPQSSFPQPAAVYAIHPHQQLPHGFTNMAHVTQAHVQTGITAAPPPHPGAPHPPQVMLLHPPQSHGGPPQGAVPQSGVPALSASTPSPYPYIGHPQGEQPGQAPGFPGGADDRILQSHPSQQLPFHPPGN; this is encoded by the exons CCGGCCTCCCGGGGGCACCAGCCCTCCCAACGGCGGCCTGCCGGGGCCGctggctgccgccgccgccgcgacgCCGCCGGGGcctcccgccgccgcctccccctgCCTGGGGCCTGCGGCCGCTGCCGGCACCGGGCTCCGCCGGGGAGCTGAAGGCATCCTggcgccgcagccgccgccgccgccgcagcagcCGCCGCATCAAGAgaggccaggggccggcgccatcgGCAGCGCCAG gggacagagcacaggaaagggacCCCCACAGTCACCT GTGTTTGAAGGTGTCTATAACAATTCCAGAATGCTGCATTTCCTTACAGCTGTTGTG GGCTCCACTTGTGACGTAAAAGTGAAAAATGGCACCACCTATGAGGGTATCTTCAAGACACTGAGCTCAAAG TTTGAACTCGCTGTAGACGCTGTGCACCGGAAAGCAGCTGAGCCAGCAGGTGGCCCCCGTCGGGAAGATATTGTGGACACCATGGTGTTTAAGCCAAGTGATGTCATGCTCGTGCACTTCCGAAACGTTGACTTCAATTACGCTACTAAAG ACAAGTTCACCGATTCTGCCATTGCCATGAACTCGAAGGTGAACGGGGAACACAAAGAGAAGGTGCTTCAGCGCtgggaggggggcgacagcaacAGCGATGACTACGACCTGGAGTCAGACATG TCCAATGGATGGGACCCCAATGAAATGTTCAAGTTCAATGAGGAGAATTACGGTGTGAAGACGACCTACGATAGTAGTCTCTCTTCCTACAC GGTGCCCTTAGAAAAGGACAACTCTGAAGAGTTCCGTCAGCGGGAGCTGCGTGCAGCCCAGCTGGCACGGGAGATTGAGTCCAGCCCCCAGTACCGCCTGCGGATCGCCATGGAGAATGACGATGGGCGCACCGAAGAGGAGAAGCACAGTGCGGTCCAGCGGCAGAGCTCCGGGCGCGAGAGCCCCAGCTTGGCGTCCAG GGAAGGGAAGTACATCCCTCTGCCTCAGCGCGTTCGCGAGGGGCCCCGGGGAGGAGTGCGCTGTAGCAGCGCTCGGGGTGGCCGGCCCGGCCTGAGCGCTCTGCCGCCTCGTGGCCCTCACCATCTGGACAacagcagccctggcccaggctctgAGGCACGAGGCATCAACGGAG gcccTTCCCGCATGTCCCCTAAGGCACAGCGGCCCCTGCGAGGTGCAAAGACTCTGTCCTCGCCCAGCAGCAGGCCCTCTGGGGAAGCTTCTGTCCCGTCTCCCCCTGCAG gGGGCCGGATGTACCCGCCACGCTCTCCCAAGTCTGCTGCACCTGCCCCGATCTCAGCTTCCTGTCCTGAGCCTCCCATCGGTTCGGCAGTGGCAACTTCTTCAACCTCCATCCCTGTGACCTCATCTGTCGCAGATGGTGGTGTGGGTTCCATTTCCCCAGCTTCTCCAAAGATCTCACTGGCCCCTACAGATG TAAAAGAACTGTCCGCCAAGGAACCCGGCTGGACTCTGGAGCCCCAGGAACTGGCCCGGATAACTGGGAAAG TCCCTGGCCTTCAGAATGAGCAGAAACGATTTCAGCTGGAAGAACTGAGGAAGTTTGGGGCCCAGTTTAAG cttcagcccagtAGCTCCCCGGAGACCAGCCTGGATCCTTTTCCTCCTCGGATCTTAAAGGAGGAGGccaaagggaaggaaaaggaggTCGATGGTCTGTTGACCTCAGAGCCCTTGGCGTCCCCGGTCTCCTCTAAGACAGAGTCCATATCGGATAAAGAGGACAAACCACCCCTGGTACCAGCTGGAGGCACCGAGGGGCCAGAGCAGCCCCCACCACCTTGTCCCAGCCAAACTGGCAGCCCCCCAGTGGGCCTCATCAAGGGAGATGACAAGGATGAGGGCCCTGTTGCTGA ACAAGTAAAGAAATCAACGTTGAACCCTAATGCCAAGGAGTTCAATCCTACAAAGCCTCTGCTATCTGTG AACAAATCCACCAGTACCCCAACTTCTCCAGGGCCCCGGACTCACTCAACTCCCTCCATCCCGGTGCTGACAGGCCAGAGCGGGCTCTACAGCCCCCAGTATATCTCCTACATACCTCAGATTCACATGGGACCAGCTGTGCAG GCGCCCCAGATGTATCCATATCCTGTATCCAATTCAGTGCCTGGGCAGCAGGGCAAGTACCGGGGAGCAAAAG GCTCTCTGCCCCCCCAGCGCTCGGACCAGCACCAGCCAGCCTCAGCCCCGCCCATGATGCAGGCTGCCGCCGCTGCCGGCCCACCCCTGGTGGCTGCCACACCATATTCTTCCTACATCCCCTACAACCCCCAGCAGTTCCCAGGCCAGCCTGCTATGATGCAGCCCATGGCCCACTACCCCTCACAG CCCGTGTTTGCCCCCATGCTTCAAAGCAATCCACGCATGCTGACGTCGGGCAGCCACCCCCAGGCCATTGTGTCATCCTCCACCCCTCAGTACCCTTCTGCAGAGCAGCCCACCCCCCAAGCCCTTTATG CCACTGTTCACCAGTCCTATCCGCACCATGCCACGCAGCTCCACGCCCACCAGCCGCAGCCGGCAACCACGCCTACTGGGAGCCAGCCGCAGTCTCAGCATGCGGCCCCCAGTCCTGTCCAG CATCAGGCGGGGCAGGCCCCACACCTGGGCAGTGGACAGCCACAGCAGAATCTGTACCACCCAGGGGCCCTGACAGGCACGCCACCCTCTCTGCCACCGGGACCTTCTGCCCAGTCCCCTCAGAGCAGCTTCCCCCAGCCAGCCGCTGTGTATGCCATCCATCCCCACCAGCAGCTGCCCCACGGCTTCACCAACATGGCCCATGTTACCCAG GCCCATGTCCAAACTGGAATCacagcagccccgccccctcacccTGGGGCTCCCCACCCGCCCCAGGTGATGCTGCTGCACCCACCCCAGAGCCATGGGGGGCCCCCCCAAGGCGCGGTGCCCCAGAGTGGGGTGCCTGCACTCTCAGCTTCCACACCCTCACCCTACCCCTACATCGGACACCCCCAAGGTGAGCAGCCTGGCCAGGCGCCTGGATTTCCAGGAGGAGCCGATGACAGGATTC TTCAATCTCATCCCTCCCAGCAGCTCCCCTTCCACCCCCCGGGGAACTGA